TCCACCCTGGACCAGAAGATGTCTCTTATCAGAGATGCAAGGATCTATTTACAGTGGTGTCTCAGACAACAATCTGCAGACTGGGGTATTCTGGAGTCGGGAAAGCATTTTTCCATTGAGAGATGCCAATTCCTTGGGCTGGGATGCCCTTACAGCCATGGATTCCTTCCAAGGGACTTGGTCTGAACCTcagaggaggatgtcgtccaatTACAGGGAACTTCAGGCAATATGGGAAGGTCTTGCAGCAACACAAGCTCAGGCAAGGAATAGTCATGTGCTAGCCCACTCGGACAATTCCACAGCGGTGGATTACATCCAGCATCGGGGAGGAACGAGGCATTGACATCTTTAAAGGCTAACTGTCGtgttttcatataaaaaaaaaaatctatttagcaTATATTACtgttgcagcagcattatgcgtaaagcaatctttagtttcttcccaTACCAccattttccttgagtttttcctttAGTTACGGCTGTCTTAAATCCTACAACATGAggatctcaagatggctcctctgccagttctgaggccaaaactACCTTCCCTTACACACTTGCTGTAAccagcagtttcctgccagccaatcagattagatTACTGAGACAcaactcctcactctgaagcctaatgcagacatgcagtgtgaaggaccgcccctgtcTTCTGCTCCCATTAAAGGGCTTGCCGgtgacatcacatctacacccggcgcactgaggaaggagcggccgagcgagcatcctcccctcagtgcgcctgtgccaactgaagacaggtacggcgcaggcatcagattttgaatgcagacagggccagcagagaacgagcgcgttcgctggccctgtcaatcaacatgaggagggggcgtgtttatgaggaggatgcggctgctaccagcaagtagccgccctacttgctggtagacaggtaatttgcatatgataagtcagtttttttaaattatctaccgaacgaaaattattaacattatctattgatatatcgcagtatagggattataagtagaaaaaaaaaactttagtggggtgacagaagccctttaagttgggAGACAGATGAGCTCTAGTGAAGGTCCTTTAAGGGAACAGTGGAAAGAGACAGGggccattaatgaaagctgtttataaggtaattacagatctcttagcaatcattgacagactaactctaaTAGACTAGCAAATAAAAAGACAGATCCTTTAAGACCTCTCAAGCCAGTTTTTGTTTTGGCAGAGGAATTTAAAGTGCTTTTCAGCAGTGCACCTCAAAGGCTGTCTCCTGAAAaaggggtattaagctggctgacataagCACattactaatgtcagctgaacataactattagtgccatctcactgcctaaagcctttattgaaaaacaaacttttataatatactCTAGGAGCAGTGGGGGCCTTGCACCTGCTCCATTTGCCCACCTCTTATCACGCCCTTctcttgacagggccaggcagcactgctctcctcccgccagcCATTTATGCAGTGTAAATCTTGCGCAGTGAGGGAAGTACGCTCGGCGGCTGCTGACTACCtgcctgtgccgaatactgaacTGTGCAAGATTTACATGGCCGACGGGAGGAGTAGTgcttcctggccctgtcaatcaagagaagggcgtgaaaagaggtgggcaaatggAGCAGGTGCAAGGCCccactgctcctagaggctaattagcatattatacattAATTTTCCTCAAGGCCTTAGGCAGCAAGATGGCActaatagttatgttcagctgacattagtgatgtgctaatgtcagccagcttaatacccatttttcaggtgactgaAACCCTTTAAGGGCAGATTTCCTGAGTAGACCGACTAGAtccaggcaattttttttttttttgtcaaacagcCTTTCAGGTGATCTGGGAACATTGGGGCAATCAAAGTCTGGATCTGTTTGCCTGAATGAGAAACCGCAAGGTTCCTTTTTCCCTCAACCCAAGGGTTCCCTGCATGGCAGTAAACTTTACCCAAGGTTGGAAGTTGGATCTAGTTTATGCTTTCCCCCAATCCTGAGGGTCCTGCAGAAGTTTTGAGAAAATGTACCCTAATCCTGGTGGTCCCCTTTTGGCCCAGAAGAGGCTGGTTCGGTCTGAGATCCCTCAGCCAGGAGGATCCAATTCTGTACTCTTCAAAAGAGGACCTTCTAACGCAGGGTCCAATCAATCATCTGAACCCAGGCTACTCAAGCTGTCAGCTTGGTTACTGAGCAGTCCATCCTCCTAGGGCTGGGTCTCTGGGAGAGTTGTGGGTACCCTAATGCTTAGTAGGAAGTCCAATACCTCTAAGGCATATCTTAAAATTTTGAATAAATTCACCTCCTGGTGTGGCGACAGATTTAACCAGTCCTCTCCCAATATCCCTCTCATGCTTGGGTTTTCGTCAGGATGGAATGGATTTGGGTCTCTCCCCAAACACACTAAGGGTTCAGGTGTCTGCTCTGGGTGCCCTCTAACACCAGTCTTTCTGAAGTCCCCTGGATATCTAGCTTCTTAAAAGCTGCAGATAGGCTGAAGCCTAGAATTAAAAACATGGTGGAACCTGAGTAGAGTTCTTTTTTAGGCTTGTCAGATTTCCCCGCTTGAACCTTTTTTagatcagcactccagctgtcctgaaactacaacttccagaatactccattcacttctatagtagTTGCAGGAGCCACTGAGCCTGGGAATtgcagtttcacagcagctggaggttgctgaccctggCTATAGATTCACTGTCTATCAAGTGGCTTAcacttaaaataaataataataatttcgtaGCAATATCAAGTATGAGTTCCAGGCTCTGTCCAGCCAAGACCCCCTAGAGTCTGAGGATAAACTAATATTTAAACTAGACCCCAATTTCCTTCCAAAGGTAGTATCTACCTCCTACAGATCCCAAGATATTGTCATTTCCTCAATTTGTGGCAATCCCAGAAATGAACAAGAGGTTAAATTCCATAATCTGGATGTGAGAAGGGCTGTTCAGTATTTGGTTGTTATCAAAGAATGGAGGATAGACTTGTTTGTTCAGTTCTTCTGTCCTATTAGGGGTAGGAAAGTGCAAAGAGCTCCATATCCCACTGGATAAAGAATGCTATTACTGAGGCATATAAAGCAACTGGTAAAGAACCCCCCTCTTTGCTCCTCGCCTATTACAGCACCCTTGGATAGCATCCGCCCCCTCAGGACAggaattgggggaggggggaagagagaaacacaaccactttaaaggagGTACCAACCTCCCTCACGCCAGTTCGGTTTCCTGTCCTAAGGGATAGTTTGGATTCATAACCACACCAATGAGAGCTGCAGGTGCCCCATGTGAGTATTTGAGGGCCTACCCGGAGGCATAAGGCTTCTCAGGAAGCCGCTGCAGAGCCTGGACCTCTGACGCTCCCCTCCCTTCTCCATCGGGAGGTTTTACAGGTCTCCTGGACGCGCGGACCTCTGTGGCCATGTTCGGCTGCCGATATCtgtcgtcacttccggttgcTGGCGCCGACGTCCATTCCAGTTTCGGCAGCAGGAGGAGGCACAATGCtgtagactgggggggggggggggggttttctcCAAAATCTCTATAGCTCAAGTGTCTTATAAGGCTATCTTTATATTTAAGTTTCCAGATCTAAAGACAAAGGGTGTTATTTGTAAGAAAGGTTCTCCCCAGCCTGAGGGTAACTATTTGAAGTCTGTGTAGGCaagctactggaggatgaggcccaTCTCTTATGACAAGCCTAAAGCAGATGATCCAGGGATAAAGTGAGGGAGTCGGTTAATAGCCTCCTGGAGACTCTCCCCAGCACCTCTGTAGCCGCTtcattcctccccccctcccccagcgaCCAGGAACTGTTGTCAGGATTGGAGGAAGAGGGAGACCATCATCAGATGAATCTTTTGATGATCATGTAGCGggaaagcaactttttttttttttttttaggcctaaAATATTAGCTCCTTATTTAGAGTAGTGAGAACCACCATGGGGTTGGATGATTGTAAAGAGCCACAGTCTGTTAGAGACTCCATGTTTGAAGGTCTGGGCCCTAGAAAGTAAGGGTTTTGATGTCCATGAAAATATTGCCACTTATCAGAAGAGTGGAGCAGaccagattatttatttttttattccctctGCCTTAAAACGTCAATACCCATTTGAGGATGTTTCGGCCTATTGGGACAGAGCCCCAAAATTGGATGCCCCAGTTGGCAAAATTTCCAGAAAAGCAGCCCTCCCTTTGAGGACTCTGGTTCCCTAAAAGATCCCATGGATAGAAGGGCTTAGATTTATTTGAAAAAGAGCTGGGAGACTATGGCAGGtgccttttttttagacctgccatTGCGGCCACCTCTATTGCAAGATCCCTGAAGATATGGATGAAAGAATTAAAAGATCATATTAAGGAGGGAAACCTTAGATGAGTTGATTTCCTCCTTTCCAACCATATTTAATGCTATTGATTTCCTTGCGGATGCTTCTGTTGACTCTTTTTAACATTTTCTGCTAGGGCTTCTGCCCTTTCTAATTCGGCTCTTAGAGCCATCTGGTTAAAGGACTGGAAGGGTGACTCGTCCTCCAAAGCAAAATTATGTGCAATACCTCAGAACAAATATGCAGGGCGGCCACTTGGAAGAGGGCTCATACCTTCACTAAACCTTATAGGCTTGATGTTTTCGCCAATGAGGACATGGCTTTTGGACACAAGgtccttggtgctgtggtccctccctaagTGTTTATTTCACTTTATTTCTTAGGATGTGCTCTCATGGAGATGACTACCAGTGAGTGTAATACTAATTTCCCCAGATATAATCTATCCTTGCAATCAAGCTTCACTTGAAgtagatttattaaactggtgtaaaggaaaactggtttcctccatataattttttttcagtgctCCCTCAAAGACTTACCTCAATACCTTTTCCATGCTTAACTTTAAACAGTGCTACTTATAAACCAGTGTAATTACTACTGTATCCTCAAATTGATTCAATTTTATGCACTAACTAATGTCctttggacaactaagccagttctactgtacaccaTTGACCCCATAAATGAATATTTGGCTGTCCAGTGAGGGGGTTTTGGAGACTGTAGGCAATATGTTCTATCATCTTGTCTGTAAAATTTCTCATTTTCCAGCCTTTACTTTTTTATAGGGCTGAAGATGAGTATGACTGTACCTGTGATGGTACACGTGCCATTAAAACCACCCACTGAGAACACTACAATGTCCTTCTTTGTGAAGTATCCTGCAAAACCTACAGACCCTGAGGTTTACCTGGAGCCACGTCCTGCAGCTTCTGTATATGTCAAGTAAGTGATTACCAGTTGAGATCATGGTCCCCTTTATTTTGTAAGTGATGTGGGGAAAAAATCGTCAAACTATGGCACACATTACATGACGACCTGATTATGCCTAAAAGGTAAAGTTCATACGGGCATATTGAACTGAGTGATGGGGCTGATTTCGAAGACCTCACTAAAGGCTGAACTTGACAGGTAACATGCTGCATAagggcatttttatttttcgTACTAAAAGGCCAAAATAACTTTCAGCTGtttctttgctgcatttttgtcacttttttctgCAAACAGTggtgcagatttactaatactgtgTAAGTGTAAACTCCCAGAAATGTGCCAATATTctgcttttaaagaggacctttcacctgtataaactgttaactgagtatgctgccatatagagcggcgcccggggatctcactgcacttactattatccccaggcaccgctccgttctcctgttataggctccggtacctttgctttttaagttatagtaggcgggacttaccttgtcctgtgggcgtctccttctcctaggctgcagcgctggccaatcacagctcacagcctgggagaaaaaaacctcccaggctgtgagctgtgcgctgcgattggccagcactgcagcctaggagaaggagacgcccacaggacaaggtaagtcccgcctactataacttaaaaagcaaaggtaccggaacctataacgggagaacggagcagcgcccggggataataagtacagtgagatccccgggcgccgctctatatggcagcatactcagttaacatagtttatacaggtgaaaggtcctctttaaattataTCCGTCCCCACAAAGCCATTAAAGAGGCTGTCagaatgatcaaccctattaaaccaaggATACTGCCTAGTAGGGCTCCTCATACAGTCATTTAGCATATGGACAAAATAAGGGCATCAGTTATTTGTTAGTCATATGCAAAGGGGAAAGTcggagcaccaggaggcagggCTGAATCCTCTGAgcactccgccccccccccccttcattgagAGGCCTAGCCATCGGTATGAGGACAGAGCTGTGTCCCAACATGATGAGCCCGCACAGTCAGTATGCCTGGGTTAATGGGGTTGATTATGCTGACAAAGCCTCTTTAGGCCACAACACCTCAATGGCCAACACATAAAGGTTGGTGTGTAAAACGCTTGATAAACGCAAAGAAAGTTGTTCCAAAGCTGATGCATTTTCAATGTTCTTTGTGACATTGTTTTTCCTCCTACAAATAAGTATGTAAAAAGGACAAGAGCTACAGCATGCCACTTAAGACCAAAAAGGACAGTTATGAAACAGGACACATTTTATTCATATTTCCCATAAATCTACTGCATAAAATGTATCAAAACAGGAGCAAAAATCCACTAAAGACAAAGTGCAGAAAAACACTAACAAACTGTTTTAAAGCCTCCTAATGTCTTCCACAATTTCAAATGTCTGCTCAATCAAGTCTTAATGGCTCTGTACGTGAGATGTCCTTATGTGTGTAGCAGATCTCTGCTTTTTCATGGGCAGAGGTGCAAGGATGAGAAGGAACAGGTCTGACTGTACACTGGTGGAATCTATCACGTGGGGGGGGGAGATACCTGCAGACAGTCTGTCATACTTCAGGACAAGTGTCACACTTGATTAAATTCTtaaacctaaggcctctttcacatgggcgtgtccggattaggtctgaaTGCGTCCCgttgtggcaaacccgcgcgagtaggtacccaattgcagtcagttttgactgcgattgtgttccgttcagtttttatcacacgGGTGCCATGCGTTTTAAACACGCGTgataaactgaatgtggtacccagacctgaacttcttcacagaagtttgggttcaaggttgtgtagattgtattttccctttataacatggttataatggaaaatagtattatgaatacagaatgcatagtaaaatagggctggaggggttaaaaaaattttttttactctccttaatccacttgttcgtgcagccggcatctcttctgtctatcTGTggtgaaaaggacctttgacgtcactacactcatcacatggtcattcacatgatctatcaccatggtgatggatcatgtgatgagcgtagtgacctcatcaaaggtccttttcctcacagatgaagacagaagagatgccggctgcacgaacaaatggattaaggagagtaaaaaaaaattttttaacccctccagccctattttactatgtattctgtattcagaatgctattttcacttataaccacgttataaggaaaaataataacaattgggtccccatcccgatcgtcacctagcaaccgtgcgtgaaaatcgcaccgcacttgcttgcgattttcacgcaaccccattcatttctatggggcctgcgttacgtgaaaaacgcacaggagcatgctgcgattttcacacaacgcacaagtgatgcgtgaaaatcaccgctcatgtgcacagccccatagaaatgaatgggtccggattcagtgcgggtgcaatgtgttcacctcacgctttGCAccggcgcagaaatctcgcccgtgtgaaaggggcctaagggggccTTCACACACTGCAGAATTTCCCACAACTGAAAATCGTCTCCACCtgcctgaatggggcttgcagaatgtGTTCTCCTCCCTGTTCAAATgaatactgatttaaaaaaaaaaaattccattcacAGAAAATTAGGCAACAAAATCCGCAATGTCTAAAGGCACCCAACACTgatctagaaaagctactccagttttcctacttgaGTGAGATTGCAACTTTTAAAAAGTGTAGTGAAACCCATTAACATGGCTAACCACATGCCCATCCTTACCATATTTCAAAGCTGGAGTGAGTGGAGTTAAAatgcaaaaacacaatttttcaactttttttttttttttttttttttttttttaaatccagaattcTGTAGTGTCTGCATATTAagggcctatatatatatatatatatatatatatatatatatatatttttatatatattatatcttcTGGATATTCATGTAAGCTTTCCATTCTTTTCAGGACTTTTGGAGGATATGCCCTAAACACTATGTATGCTGAGCAAGCTAAAGCCCTAGCAGAGAAGCTGGAGCTCCTTGCTCTGCCGTTTGATGATACATACTTCATACATGGTGGCTATGATGCTCCTTCTCAAATTTTCAACCGTCATAATGAAGTGTGGTACATGGCAAAGTCCTCTCACCCGAGGGGATTTCATCGTTCCTCTGCTACTCAGCCCTGAATGTGATCTCCATACCGTCTTATATCATCTTACAAGACGCTGTTAAATGGTACTCAAAAACTAACATGCAAaacttctaaaaaatgcctctgGTAAATCTTAAGCATTGTCTTTAATGTAGCATGTTATCATGAATAGTGCTGTTTTTGTAACAGATTTTGTTgcattaaaatatatttatggtcagggctaggaaacgtcagcgtacgcagagacccctgccctgagcaaggtggctgaattatgccgggagccacgacgagggtacaccaagaaaagggggcatacccaggGAAACCTTGGAAAAAGGGGCGGGGGGGAGGGGCGTGaagctcgggcgcctggctggacGGGAGTGAGCGGAATATaaggccagacgcccctcccacaaatgcaggctggaaccAGCCTTacctatttatggtcagggctaggaaacgtcagcgtacgcagagacccctgccctgagcaaggtggctgaattatgccgggagccacgacgagggtacaccaagaaaagggggcaaaaaacaaccATTAGTAACAAACATTTTATTACATGATTTACAAAGCCAACGAACAAAAGGCACGTGCGATCTCAAGTTGAGGATCAGGAATATATCTAGTGTAGCAAGAGGACCGCCAACGCCCCATGCTTCGAATGACGTGAGCTGGCACCTGATGTCGTGATGCGGCAGAAGCTGCCcctatgcggaaagaatgccctgaTATAATTTTGGGGTCGTATCCTAAACCTTGGGCAAGAGCACGGATGCAGGTAATGAACCGTGTGGCGGTAAGGGGTTTGCCGGCGTGCGGCAGGAGAGGACTATCTGAAGGACCGAACCGAATGAGTGATAATAATTGGTGCAGCACCTGAACTGGGCACCATAAGTTGGAGGACGGATAAAATTTGATTGCAGTAGGGGGACCCGTCTGACTGGTCTTGGTAGAGGGAAGGAGAAGAGTGTAGCAACCTCGGCCCCAAGACAGATGCTGTTTCAACGGGTGACCCTGACGGTTCGGACCGGCTAAAACTTCCCCCGGCCTAAGAAACCCATAAAAAAtgaggtacatggctgctttcaagaccaagctagtggagggcccaaaaggatgacCGTCCAAAGACGAGGAGAGAGCCCTAAACAACTCGCTAGACACGGGTTGCCTACGGCTCTGGGACCCCTGACCCTCTTTCTGAATACCCCGAAGGGTGGCCTTAATGGCCTGAACAGAGAAAAAGGACCCGCGGTGTGGATCATCCAGCATGAAGTGGTGTTGCAGCCCAGCTAAATAGAGTTTGATGGTATTGTGTGACAGCCCCAGTTGGTAGTGACAATGGGCTAAAAAGGCCATGATGTGAGCCGTTTCGGAATGAAGACCCCTTGGGTGAGTTCTGGAGAATTTATCGAACGCCCTCAAGCCGGCCTGGTAATTCCTCGCTGTATTATGCGAAAGAGACTTTCTGACCAGACCCTTGGCTTCGTCTATGAGGACATCTAgcccagggtgagggtgctgaaaTGAGGCACGGGCGCACCTgaccgatccgcgtcgggcacttcctggaaaaaaacgggaaAATTAAAGCGGGAAAGTGCGTCCGCGGCCCTATTCTGCTCGCCTGATATATGTATGCATCGGAAATGAAAATTGTGGCGGAGGGACAGCCAGACTAGCTTGCGCAAAAAAGCCATGATCTTGAACGACTGGGCCCTGCCTTTGTTAAcgatgtccaccaaggtctgacTATCCGTGACAAAGGACACGGACGAATTAGACCAAAGGTGACCCCAAACCTGGGCTGCCGCCACTACGGGATATAGTTCCAGGAGGGGAGAGGATTTAAGAGCAGCAGGATCAGAGGCCaattctggcggccatccggcGGCCAACCAATGGGACctgaaaatggcagcgaacccgAATGACCCTGCGGCATCGGAAAAaacgagaggagaagctgaacccCACTGAGGCACGAATAGCGAAATGCCATTCCAAGTGGACAGAAAACTGTCCCACATGCACAGGTCCGCGATGGCATGACCGTCGAGATGGACAACAGAATCCTGCTCTGGAGCGGAGGGCAACAGAGATAATAAACTGGCGAGAAAGGTCCTGCCTTGAGGCATGattctggtggcgaaattaagcatccccagcaaggattgcaACTCGACCTTGGTCAAAGAGAGGGACCGGACCGCCCGAGAGATGGCAGATCGGATCCGATGCAATTTCTCGCTGGGAAGGCTGGCCTCCATCTTAACTGTATCCAGAATTATGCCCAAGAAGGTGACCCTGGTGGCCGGGCCCTCCGTCTTGGCGGCAGCGACAGGGACCTGAAGACGGGCAAAAATATCCAAAAGAGTGTGAGGAA
The sequence above is a segment of the Bufo bufo chromosome 4, aBufBuf1.1, whole genome shotgun sequence genome. Coding sequences within it:
- the LOC120999341 gene encoding heme-binding protein 2-like; this encodes MEVRRRLLLGLLSVLGIAVQASDVSSQNQLPPFCHHYDCPKYRLVEQYDDFELRQYEETLWVTTSLKQDIFGSGMVISFNRLFMYINGNNAYGLKMSMTVPVMVHVPLKPPTENTTMSFFVKYPAKPTDPEVYLEPRPAASVYVKTFGGYALNTMYAEQAKALAEKLELLALPFDDTYFIHGGYDAPSQIFNRHNEVWYMAKSSHPRGFHRSSATQP